A section of the Primulina eburnea isolate SZY01 chromosome 1, ASM2296580v1, whole genome shotgun sequence genome encodes:
- the LOC140823901 gene encoding LOW QUALITY PROTEIN: pentatricopeptide repeat-containing protein At5g62370 (The sequence of the model RefSeq protein was modified relative to this genomic sequence to represent the inferred CDS: inserted 1 base in 1 codon): MRKDRVFLYKLYRSRCFSACPLPLESQGVTVSLPAPQITHNDLCFSVVEQLISRGLFASAQKVVRRLISQCSHATEAISVVDFAVGRGLDLDLVSYGCLVRKLVVFGEALMAEALYRDFVVCKGLEPGRELLNSMIICFCKLGKSDEAKSCFDRLIEMGFVPGVGESNAIIKNLCFRERILESYDCFVKINEACELVLDFTCYNRLVNGLCSRGFLDEGLRVFNVLIDQGVPPTVNMCRSLVIGFSKWGHAEEAEILSTKIESCGFVMDKLTYTCLINAYCKGRKMKMAMRLFMRMLKMGCEPDSYTYNTLIHGFVNLGMFSKGWLLHNKMVDSGLKPDLVTYQIMLNKYCIDQKVDSALVLFNEMLQSNMPPNVHCYTVLIAALCKEQRLEEIYSLYHKMLDNGVVPDPVLFFTLVKNLPEGDEMYLALMVLHAIAKKSCNVDSLVISPSVKPTSTDDAMVEIEYLLDQIARSNSFFANMAFSIYIIALCMGGRLDTALNCMEKMVNLGFSPSLTAFNSLIKLLFQEGLTQDAQSLLEFMQDLGVVANQTTFSIIVDEYCKHADSSSAIDVLDQIEERGIKPSVTIYNSIIGCLGRQKMIHEAEKFFYRMLEFGIDPDEXIFVTMINAYSKNGCAKLADRLFKQMMEYEFRPSSHAYTALIAGLVKKNMIIKGYIYLDRMLEEGLMPNAVLYTSLIKQFLRKREFEFAFRLVDLMEKTEIELDLVTYITLVSGVSRNFRYYEGKWFLSDNKSKKAKEMLFHLLDRKAIFPRAKGFKMSVSSKKEMEFFALRLIRKIRECPLIQDLYLYNSRISGLCREQRMQEAYEHLDLMQREGVHPNMVTFTILIDGHMKFGEVDLAVDLFNKMNSNGFSQHGLDGVLINTLVKGLCKGGRIIDALSLTHNMQKRGFFPSKRSYETLLSSFCAQRSSSNALKIYEDMLAHEYFPCRYNFEWLTNILCEDNELKDVHACLIPKRKDIRNNTCQMIARGMKTKV; encoded by the exons ATGAGAAAAGATAGAGTTTTTCTGTATAAATTGTATAGAAGTAGATGCTTTAGCGCTTGCCCTTTACCGTTGGAGTCCCAAGGTGTAACCGTCTCTCTGCCAGCACCCCAGATTACACACAACGATTTGTGCTTTTCAGTAGTAGAGCAGCTTATTAGCCGGGGCTTATTTGCCTCCGCGCAGAAGGTGGTCCGAAGGCTCATTTCCCAGTGTTCTCATGCCACAGAAGCAATCTCGGTGGTTGATTTCGCCGTCGGAAGAGGTTTGGATCTTGATTTGGTTAGTTATGGCTGCCTTGTGAGGAAACTTGTCGTTTTTGGTGAGGCCCTGATGGCTGAGGCATTGTACAGGGACTTCGTAGTGTGTAAAGGTCTTGAACCGGGCCGGGAACTACTGAATTCCATGATTATTTGTTTTTGTAAGCTTGGGAAGTCAGACGAAGCGAAATCTTGCTTTGATAGGCTGATTGAAATGGGATTTGTACCTGGGGTTGGTGAATCTAATGCTATAATTAAAAACTTATGCTTTAGAGAGAGAATTTTGGAGAGTTACGATTGTTTCGTCAAAATCAACGAGGCTTGTGAACTTGTGCTAGATTTTACATGTTATAATAGGCTGGTGAATGGGTTGTGTTCTAGAGGATTCTTGGACGAGGGGCTTCGTGTTTTCAATGTGTTGATAGATCAAGGGGTGCCTCCTACTGTCAATATGTGCAGGTCGTTGGTTATTGGTTTCAGTAAGTGGGGTCATGCTGAGGAGGCCGAGATTCTGAGTACAAAAATTGAGTCCTGCGGTTTTGTTATGGATAAATTAACATACACTTGCTTGATTAATGCCTACTGCAAAGGAAGGAAAATGAAGATGGCTATGAGATTGTTTATGAGGATGCTCAAGATGGGATGTGAGCCAGATTCTTATACTTATAATACACTGATTCATGGGTTCGTGAATTTGGGCATGTTTTCCAAAGGCTGGCTGTTGCATAATAAGATGGTGGATTCTGGGTTAAAGCCCGATTTGGTGACTTACCAAATCATGCTCAACAAATACTGCATAGATCAGAAAGTCGATAGTGCATTAGTGCTCTTTAATGAGATGCTCCAGAGCAATATGCCTCCCAATGTTCATTGCTACACAGTCTTAATTGCTGCACTTTGCAAGGAACAAAGGTTGGAGGAAATATACAGCTTGTATCACAAGATGCTGGACAATGGGGTTGTTCCGGACCCTGTGCTTTTTTTCACGCTTGTGAAGAACCTTCCAGAAGGAGATGAGATGTACTTGGCCCTGATGGTTTTGCATGCTATAGCCAAGAAATCTTGCAATGTTGATAGTTTGGTTATTTCACCTTCTGTGAAACCAACGTCAACAGATGATGCAATGGTTGAAATTGAGTATTTGTTAGATCAGATTGCCAGAAGCAACTCATTCTTTGCGAATATGGCATTTAGTATATACATTATAGCCTTGTGTATGGGAGGAAGACTTGATACTGCTCTAAACTGTATGGAAAAGATGGTTAATCTTGGTTTCTCGCCTTCTCTTACTGCTTTTAATTCCTTGATTAAGTTACTTTTCCAGGAAGGACTAACCCAGGATGCCCAGTCCCTTCTTGAATTTATGCAAGATTTAGGAGTCGTCGCAAACCAAACCACCTTCTCAATTATAGTTGACGAGTATTGTAAGCATGCGGACTCCTCATCAGCCATTGATGTCTTAGATCAGATTGAAGAAAGGGGAATCAAGCCAAGTGTCACCATATATAACTCAATAATCGGTTGTTTAGGAAGACAAAAGATGATTCATGAGGCAGAGAAATTTTTCTACAGAATGCTCGAATTTGGAATAGATCCcgatg aaatatttgttacTATGATTAATGCGTACTCAAAGAATGGGTGCGCAAAGCTAGCCGACAGACTATTCAAGCAGATGATGGAGTATGAGTTTAGACCAAGTTCCCATGCTTATACAGCACTTATAGCTGGGCTAGTTAAGAAAAATATGATCATTAAAGGTTACAtatatcttgatagaatgcTGGAAGAAGGCTTGATGCCAAACGCTGTTCTTTATACCTCCCTGATAAAGCAGTTCTTGAGGAAGAGAGAATTTGAATTTGCATTTAGATTGGTTGATTTGATGGAGAAGACTGAGATTGAGCTTGATCTGGTCACCTATATCACATTGGTCAGTGGCGTCTCTAGAAATTTTCGATATTATGAGGGAAAATGGTTTCTTTCAGATAATAAATCAAAGAAGGCTAAAGAAATGTTGTTCCATTTACTAGATCGAAAAGCAATTTTTCCAAGGGCGAAGGGTTTTAAAATGTCGGTTAGTTCTAAAAAAGAAATGGAATTTTTTGCCCTAAGACTGATCCGAAAAATTAGAGAATGTCCACTCATACAAGACTTGTACCTGTATAACAGCAGAATATCAGGTTTGTGTAGGGAACAGAGAATGCAAGAGGCATATGAGCATCTTGATCTGATGCAGAGGGAAGGAGTGCATCCTAATATGGTGACTTTCACTATCCTCATTGACGGGCATATGAAATTCGGGGAAGTTGATCTTGCTGTTGATTTGTTTAATAAAATGAACTCAAATGGTTTTTCTCAGCATGGACTGGATGGAGTTCTGATTAACACTTTAGTAAAAGGCCTTTGTAAGGGTGGTAGGATCATCGATGCATTGTCGCTTACACATAATATGCAGAAAAGAGGCTTTTTTCCATCTAAAAGGTCTTATGAAACGCTTCTAAGTTCTTTTTGTGCTCAGCGCTCAAGCAGTAATGCATTGAAGATATATGAAGATATGTTGGCCCATGAATATTTCCCTTGCCGTTACAATTTTGAGTGGTTGACTAACATCTTGTGTGAGGATAACGAGTTGAAGGATGTTCATGCATGCCTTATACCAAAGAGAAAAGATATTCGAAACAATACATGTCAGATGATCGCTAGAGGAATGAAGACCAAAGTGTGA